Part of the Gemmatimonadota bacterium genome is shown below.
TCGGAATCGAAAGTACTGTGTCCATCCTTGACTAGCGTTATCGAATATCCTGCAATACGAGCATGATGGCAGGTCGTGCTGATACAGTTCTCGGTTTGAACGCCTGTAATGAATAACCTGCCGATCTCCTTTTCATTCAAAATAGATGCTAACTGAGCTTCGCAAAACGCATCCGGAGTTCGTTTCTGAACGACGATATCTCCCTTCTGCGGGGAAACCCGTTCGTGTATATGCCATCCTGGTGAATCCGTCCGATCCGGGTCGCCCGGTTTTCCGTTGTGTACGTTGCCCAATGTCGTTTCCTATATGCATTCCACGATGCGGTCTTCAATCTCAGCCAGCTCTTCGAATTGCCCTACCGTGCTTTTCCAGTCTTCCTGCGTGGCATAGTACTGCGCCAGTCCGTATGACTCGGCTTTTTTGACCAACCATTCCGCGGTTTCAGTTTGGTCTGCCGACTTCATGAAATCGGCCGCATCGAGGCAACGACGGGCGCCGATCGGCAGGACGAAGTGGACCAGCATGGCCGCGAATCCTTTGGGCGGTATACCGCGGATCACCTCGGCGGCCATCCGGAACGCCTGCGAACCTCCAAA
Proteins encoded:
- a CDS encoding isochorismatase family protein, whose amino-acid sequence is MGNVHNGKPGDPDRTDSPGWHIHERVSPQKGDIVVQKRTPDAFCEAQLASILNEKEIGRLFITGVQTENCISTTCHHARIAGYSITLVKDGHSTFDSDVLTAEQIIAHYNDILGDFADVTPAGQVRF